A genomic stretch from Coregonus clupeaformis isolate EN_2021a unplaced genomic scaffold, ASM2061545v1 scaf0408, whole genome shotgun sequence includes:
- the LOC121556342 gene encoding 26S proteasome non-ATPase regulatory subunit 7: MPELAVEKVIVHPLVLLSVVDHFNRIGKVGSQKRVVGVLLGSWHKKVLDVSNSFAVPFDEDDKDDSVWFLDHDYLENMYNMFKKVNARERIVGWYHTGPKLHKNDIAINELVKQYCTNSVLVIIDVKPKDLGLPTEAYISVEEVHDDGTPTSKTFEHVTSEIGAEEAEEVGVEHLLRDIKDTTVGTLSQRITNQVHGLKGLNCKLVDIKGYLEKVATGKLPINHQIIYQLQDVFNLLPDVNLQEFIKAFYLKTNDQMLVVYLASLIRSVVALHNLINNKIANRDAEKKEGQEKDDSKKEKKEDKEKEKGDTKKDKKEKK; the protein is encoded by the exons ATGCCGGAGTTAGCTGTTGAAAAAGTTATTGTCCATCCCTTGGTGCTCCTGAGTGTGGTGGATCATTTTAACAG AATCGGTAAAGTTGGAAGTCAGAAGAGGGTTGTGGGTGTACTACTCGGCTCATGGCATAAGAAGGTTCTTGATGTGTCCAACAGCTTTGCAG TGCCCTTTGACGAGGATGACAAGGATGATTCTGTGTGGTTCCTGGACCATGACTATTTGGAGAACATGTATAACATGTTCAAGAAAGTCAATG CAAGAGAAAGAATAGTTGGTTGGTATCACACAGGCCCCAAACTGCACAAGAATGACATTGCCATCAATGAACTCGTGAAGCAATATTGTACCAATTCT GTTTTAGTCATCATTGATGTGAAACCGAAAGACCTGGGTCTACCAACGGAGGCCTACATATCTGTGGAGGAAGTGCATGAT GATGGCACTCCCACATCCAAGACATTTGAACATGTCACCAGTGAGATTGGCGCTGAAGAAGCAGAGGAAGTGGGCGTGGAGCATTTACTCCG AGACATCAAGGACACAACAGTTGGCACCCTGTCTCAACGCATCACCAACCAGGTGCATGGCCTAAAGGGCCTCAACTGCAAGTTAGTGGATATCAAAGGGTATTTGGAGAAAGTTGCCACAGGTAAGCTGCCCATCAACCACCAGATCATCTACCAGCTGCAGGACGTCTTCAACCTGCTGCCTGACGTCAACCTTCAAGAGTTCATCAAGGCATTTTACCTCAAGACCAATGACCAGATGCTGGTGGTTTACCTGGCTTCCCTCATCCGCTCCGTGGTTGCTCTTCACAACCTCATCAACAACAAGATCGCCAACCGAGATGCAGAGAAGAAGGAAGGCCAGGAAAAAGATGACagcaagaaagagaagaaagaggacaAGGAAAAAGAGAAGGGAGACACTAAGAAAGATAAGAAGGAGAAAAAATGA
- the LOC121556341 gene encoding LOW QUALITY PROTEIN: polycystic kidney disease protein 1-like 2 (The sequence of the model RefSeq protein was modified relative to this genomic sequence to represent the inferred CDS: deleted 2 bases in 1 codon), whose product HNYDYSCIYYNIFYDSQILLPRLEGGQVNSTILDLGNYSTLMIVVPSPDVTLVLKMEPSEEIPFVLLLGYKDYPKGTSNIAKTQMPHQGNSQERYTWVLGPNDLTGKVGVHYLVVRPIVEAGVKSVNATVTVTSIAAQCKYWNETKSTWSEDGCRVGPLTTPLVTQCLCNHLTFFGSSFFVMPNLVDVSRTAELFATFSDNPVVVCFVGAIFVAYLLVVVWARKKDIQDIAKVKVTVLEDNDPLAEYRYMLNISTGHRRGASTSSQVTVTLLGTEGESEPHHLTDPDKPVFERGAVDTFLLTTPFSLGELQSIRLWHDNSGGHPAWYINKVMVQDLETGQKRHFLCNSWLAIDMGECILDKVFPVASDIELKKFSNLFFMKTAKDFRDGHIWFSVISRPPTSTFTCVQRVSCCFSLLLCTMLTSIMFWGIPTDPSEQTMDLGHIEFTWQQVMIGIQSSIIMFPINLLIVSIFRNTRPRETKPGKPKAEGSKQGKTGRVSPSQPPSPQRERELTPDTVIKDIKKLAQSLSKAMKSPIPRLELEMKPGQQPDINTLLSLVEDIIRKQNRAGGEFYTDASKKEGALILSLGVANLQETSLCGSPEKTGDGIQKRSKNSQYLYRQLRHVEKELSLLGPSRFPNPDSYCRAVQQVQGMKGLLESHLSSSSLGGDQLARSPSPAESSEGDSSSKKQGGLPWWFVFIGWILVLATSGVSGYFTMMYGLTYGKDRSISWLISMVVSFFESLFITQPLKVLGFAAFFALVLKKVDQEEYGDPKFEGELRNPDDPDAVRAVRRDSTCSFYQPPPPTDIDRMRNNMIKEQKVFALIKEILTYMGFMWMLLLVAYGQRDPNAYFLTQHIRQSFSQGISDSMSHGNVFTWANTSLLSNLFGENPGFITDGNSKLVGNARLRQVRVQKNSCRIARSMRQSVPDCHAPYSWEVEDMGSYGPGWNRSGSENTSKTLRSPWQYQTQARLRAQPIWGSVVLYRGGGFVVDLGPDSQNASSTLQYLFDNTWLDMFTRAVFVEFTVYNANVNLFCIVTLMLETTAVGAFQFRSELQSVRLYQSTGGLHIFVMASEVIYFLFILYYMFVQGKLMKQHKWAYFKTKWNLLDLAIILLSWSALSVFIKRTLLGNRDMEYYHNHKDQFASFHETAIADAVLGYLIAFLVLLATVKLWHLLRLNPKLHMITATLQRAWTDISGFLVVITIMFLAYSIASNLMYGWKLYSYRTLLDSALAMVSLQLGIFNYDEVLDYNPVLGAFLIGSCIIFMTFVVLNLFISVILVAFTQEQMHHKPSEEEEIVDLMLMKLCNLFGIKIKKEDSDSPKEIGMTASATNKGFFTISS is encoded by the exons ACATAATTATGATTACAGTTGTATATATTACAACATCTTCTATGATTCTCAGATCCTCTTGCCGAGACTTGAAGGAGGGCAGGTGAACAGCACAATCCTTGACCTGGGAAACTACAGCACACTGATGATTGTCGTCCCTTCACCGGACGTAACACTGGTGCTAAAGATGGAGCCCTCAGAGGAAATACCATTTGTACTGTTGCTGGGGTATAAAGACTACCCAAAGGGGACAAGCAAT ATAGCCAAGACTCAGATGCCTCACCAAGGCAATTCACAAG AGAGATACACCTGGGTCCTGGGTCCCAATGATTTGACAGGAAAGGTTGGGGTGCACTACCTTGTGGTGAGGCCCATTGTAGAAGCAGGGGTTAAATCTGTCAATGCCACTGTGACTGTCACCTCCATTGCTGCTCAGTGCAAATATTGGAATGAAACCAAATCCACCTGGAGTGAAGATGGCTGCAgg GTTGGTCCTTTAACCACGCCATTGGTCACTCAGTGCTTATGTAACCATTTGACCTTCTTCGGGAGCTCTTTCTTCGTCATGCCTAACCTTGTGGATGTGTCCCGTACTGCTGAGCTCTTCGCCACCTTCTCAGACAACCCTGTGGTGGTGTGCTTTGTTGGAGCCATCTTCGTTGCTTATCTCTTGGTGGTCGTGTGGGCACGCAAAAAGGACATCCAGGACATAGCCAAG GTGAAGGTGACAGTGCTGGAAGATAATGACCCCTTGGCTGAATACCGTTACATGCTGAATATCAGCACTGGGCATCGGCGTGGTGCGTCCACCTCCTCTCAG GTTACTGTGACTCTGCTGGGcacggagggagagagtgagccaCACCACCTCACTGACCCTGACAAGCCTGTGTTTGAGAGGGGTGCAGTGGATACGTTCCTGTTGACCACACCCTTCTCCCTGGGGGAGCTGCAGAGCATCAGGCTGTGGCACGACAACTCAGGGGGGCACCCTGCCTg GTATATAAACAAAGTGATGGTGCAGGATCTAGAAACTGGACAGAAGCGGCACTTCCTGTGTAACTCATGGCTGGCCATAGATATGGGCGAGTGCATCCTTGATAAAGTCTTCCCTGTTGCCTCTGACATAGAATTGAAGAAATTCAG TAATCTGTTTTTCATGAAAACGGCAAAGGATTTCCGTGATGGCCACATCTGGTTTTCTGTGATCAGCCGGCCTCCAACGAGCACCTTCACATGTGTCCAGCGAGTCTCCTGCTGTTTCTCTCTGCTGCTCTGCACCATGCTGACCAGCATCATGTTCTGGGGCATCCCTACCGACCCCTCTGAGCAGACCATGGACCTGG GTCATATCGAGTTCACATGGCAGCAGGTGATGATTGGAATTCAGAGTTCAATCATAATGTTTCCAATTAATCTCCTCATTGTGAGTATCTTCAGAAACACCCGCCCCCGAGAGACGAAGCCTGGAAAGCCCAAGGCAGAGGGGTCCAAGCAGGGGAAGACTGGCAGAGTGTCTCCCTCACAGCCCCCCTccccacagagggagagagaactcaCACCAGACACTGTCATCAAG GACATAAAGAAGCTTGCTCAGTCACTCTCCAAGGCTATGAAGAGCCCCATTCCACGCCTGGAGTTAGAGATGAAGCCTGGACAACAGCCTGATATCAACACTCTGCTCTCTCTGGTGGAGGACATCATCCGGAAGCAGAACCGAGCCGGTGGGGAGTTCTACACTGATGCCTCCAAGAAAGAGGGGGCGCTCATTCTCTCACTAGGAGTAGCTAATTTGCAAG AGACCAGCCTGTGTGGGAGCCCTGAGAAGACTGGGGATGGGATCCAGAAAAGGAGCAAAAACAGCCAGTATCTGTACAGGCAGCTACGTCATGTAGAGAAGGAGCTGAGCCTACTGGGACCCTCTCGCTTCCCCAACCCAGACAGCTACTGCCGGGCAGTGCAGCAGGTCCAGGGCATGAAGGGGCTGCTGGAgtcccacctctcctcttccaGCCTGGGAGGGGACCAGCTGGCTCGAAGCCCCAGCCCAGCAGAGAGCAGTGAGGGAGACAGCAGCAGTAAGAAGCAGGGCGGGCTTCCCTGGTGGTTTGTGTTTATTGGCTGGATACTGGTGTTAGCCACCAGCGGAGTATCAGGATACTTCACCATGATGTATGGGCTGACCTATGGGAAGGACCGCTCTATAAGCTGGCTCATCTCCATGGTTGTGTCTTTCTTTGAGAGCCTCTTCATCACTCAGCCGCTGAAG GTGCTAGGTTTTGCAGCCTTCTTTGCTCTCGTTCTGAAGAAAGTTGATCAGGAGGAGTATGGGGATCCAAAGTTTGAGGGGGAGCTCCGAAACCCAG ATGACCCTGATGCAGTGCGGGCTGTCAGGAGGGATAGCACATGCAGCTTCTACCAGCCCCCTCCTCCCACAGACATCGACAGGATGAGGAACAACATGATCAAGGAGCAGAAGGTCTTCGCCCTCATCAAAGAGATTCTCA CCTACATGGGGTTCATGTGGATGTTGCTCCTGGTGGCGTATGGTCAGAGGGACCCTAACGCTTACTTCCTGACTCAGCACATTCGGCAGAGCTTCAGCCAAGGGATCTCAGACAGCATGAGCCACGGAAATGTGTTCACCTGGGCAAATACCTCTCTTCTCAGCAACCTCTTTGGAGAGAACCCAG GTTTCATCACAGATGGGAACTCCAAACTGGTTGGTAATGCCCGTCTTCGCCAGGTGAGGGTGCAGAAGAACTCCTGCCGCATCGCCCGCTCCATGCGCCAGTCTGTTCCTGACTGTCATGCTCCATACTCATGGGAGGTGGAGGACATGGGCTCCTATGGGCCAGGCTGGAACCGCTCGGGGAGTGAAAACACCTCAAAGACCCTCCGCAGCCCCTGGCAATACCAAACCCAGGCCCGACTCAGAGCCCAACCCATCTGGGGTAGTGTGGTTCTCTACCGGGGAGGGGGGTTTGTGGTGGACCTGGGCCCTGACTCACAGAACGCTAGCAG TACCCTTCAGTATCTGTTTGACAACACCTGGCTTGATATGTTCACCCGGGCAGTCTTTGTAGAGTTCACCGTGTACAATGCCAATGTCAACCTCTTCTGCATTGTCACACTCATGCTGGAGACCACAGCTGTAG GAGCGTTCCAGTTTCGCAGTGAGCTGCAGAGTGTCCGACTGTACCAGTCCACCGGTGGACTCCACATCTTTGTCATGGCCTCTGAGGTCATCTATTTCCTCTTTATCCTCTACTACATGTTTGTTCAG GGAAAGCTGATGAAGCAGCATAAGTGGGCTTACTTCAAGACAAAGTGGAACCTGCTGGATTTGGCCATCATCCTCCTGAGCTGGAGCGCATTGTCTGTCTTCATCAAGAGGACCCTGTTAGGGAACCGGGACATGGAGTACTACCACAACCATAAAGACCA GTTTGCCAGTTTCCATGAAACAGCCATAGCAGATGCAGTGCTGGGGTATCTGATCGCATTCCTGGTGCTACTGGCTACAGTCAAACTGTGGCATCTGCTGAGGCTCAACCCCAAGCTACACATGATCACAGCCACACTCCAACGGGCCTGGACAGACATATCAGGCTTCCTCGTGGTCATCACCATTATGTTCCTGGCCTATTCTATTGCT TCTAATCTGATGTATGGCTGGAAGCTGTACTCATATAGGACTCTCCTGGATTCTGCTCTGGCCATGGTCAGCTTGCAACTGGGCATCTTCAACTATGACGAG GTTCTTGATTACAACCCGGTGCTTGGTGCGTTCCTCATCGGCTCCTGCATTATATTCATGACCTTTGTGGTTCTGAACCTGTTCATCTCTGTCATCCTGGTGGCGTTCACTCAAGAGCAAATGCATCACAAG CcctcagaggaggaggagatagtgGATCTGATGCTGATGAAGCTCTGCAACTTGTTTGGAATCAAAATTAAGAAGGAAGACAGTGACAGCCCCAAGGAGATTGGCATGACTGCGTCAGCAACTAACAAAGGATTCTTCACTATATCCTCATAG